Part of the Borrelia hispanica CRI genome, GTCTCTATCTAAAGGAATATTATGAATAACACTGGATTTACTATTAAGTTTAAAGGTGTACTTGATCATGCTTCAACTAAAAAGTCTTTAGAAAAAGATATATCTATTCTTGAAAAAGTTCTAAAACCCAAAAGAACAAGACTCGATAGCACTGAAAAAATATTGAAACACAATCT contains:
- a CDS encoding DUF759 family protein; this translates as MNNTGFTIKFKGVLDHASTKKSLEKDISILEKVLKPKRTRLDSTEKILKHNL